Proteins from a genomic interval of Gemmatimonadaceae bacterium:
- a CDS encoding S41 family peptidase — MRLFFVRIALLAAGVTTLFSSHSAFAQTKLLRFPGIHGDRIVFTYGGDLWTASTSGGAAARLTTHPGLELFAKFSPDGNWIAFTGQYDGDEQVYVVPSGGGSPKQLTYYPSGAPRAERWGYDNQVYGWTNGGSRILFRGSRGSWSLAQTRLYTVSPSGGSAIPLPMPLAGSGAYSPDGKQMVYSKVFRDFRPEKRYSGGMANYLAIFDFAKNSARTITKGPRAERDAMWIGGKIYYNSDKDGTFNLYAYDVASGATTQLTHSTTWDVRWPSGDAASGKIIYEMAGELSILDTRTGQSTPIHVTVTDDGVSTRPSRVSAAGQVESFSLSPKGERALFAARGDIFTAPIERGYTRNLTHSSGAHDRAPAWSPDGARIAFISDMSGEEEIYIVAQDGQSKPVQLTKGGKAQRFSPRWSADGSHIAFREKGGRLYVLRVADRNLIEVAKDMQGGAGDYTWSASGNNLAWSMTDSDKVSQSVYVWTASDGKVGRVTGPVFNEYQPAWDPDGKFLYYLSDRDYQPQLSQVEFNYATARTTGIFAVALRKDVKHPFPMESDEVTVDTTKAAAPKPATPPATSKTDSAKDGKDAVKPAAVQMRIDFDGIEGRVVRVPIEADNIRDLYVANGQIIYVVQPAGYYGRTGERKPTINMFTLKDRKNQVVLDNAPNYAFSADRKKVMVSAGGYAVYDVAANSSGTKKAVETDGLVVDRVPKEEWAQIFDEVWRRYRDYFYVQNMHGYDWQALHDQYKPLVQYVAHRADLNYVIQEMISELSVQHTYIAGGDWGVPPRTQVALAGAEFKLDSATGRYRISKIFAGENEEPNYRSPLTEIGVDAKVGDYVLAVDGEDLRGSDDPYRLLRGKADRPVTLMLSSSPQGNSSRQVTYRPITSEGDLGYLNMVLANQKRVAQLSGGKVAYIHVPDMGASGLREFIKWYYPQINKEGLVVDVRANGGGNVSRMLIERLRRELLGVNFSRNNQLPQTYPDNVFVGPMAAILDEYSSSDGDIFPAMFRQAKLGPLIGKRSWGGVVGISGGVPLIDGGNINVPTSALASVDGQWIIEGHGVDPDIEVENDAASVLAGKDPQLERAVQEVMRQMGTKRHTLPPRPADKVRPRIGG; from the coding sequence ATGCGCCTTTTCTTCGTTCGAATCGCCCTTCTTGCCGCCGGCGTGACCACTCTTTTCTCCAGCCACTCCGCGTTTGCGCAGACCAAACTGCTTCGCTTCCCTGGAATTCACGGCGACCGGATCGTCTTCACCTACGGCGGTGATCTCTGGACCGCCTCCACGTCGGGCGGCGCTGCAGCTCGGCTGACGACTCACCCGGGCCTCGAGCTCTTCGCCAAATTCTCGCCCGACGGAAACTGGATTGCGTTCACCGGCCAGTACGACGGAGACGAGCAGGTGTACGTCGTTCCATCGGGCGGCGGGTCACCGAAGCAGCTCACGTATTATCCCTCCGGCGCACCACGGGCCGAGCGTTGGGGATATGACAATCAGGTCTACGGATGGACCAACGGCGGCTCGCGCATTCTTTTTCGTGGATCGCGCGGCTCCTGGAGCCTCGCCCAGACCCGGCTTTACACCGTGAGCCCCAGCGGCGGCTCGGCCATTCCGCTTCCGATGCCGCTGGCAGGCTCCGGCGCGTACTCGCCCGACGGAAAGCAGATGGTCTACTCCAAGGTCTTCCGCGATTTCCGACCCGAGAAGCGCTACAGCGGCGGCATGGCGAATTACCTAGCGATCTTCGATTTCGCAAAGAATTCCGCGAGGACAATCACCAAGGGTCCGCGGGCCGAGCGTGACGCGATGTGGATTGGCGGCAAGATCTACTACAACTCGGACAAGGATGGGACGTTCAATCTTTACGCGTATGATGTCGCGTCGGGCGCGACGACTCAGCTGACTCACAGCACCACATGGGATGTGCGTTGGCCGAGCGGCGATGCTGCAAGCGGAAAGATTATCTACGAAATGGCTGGTGAGCTGTCGATACTGGACACTAGGACTGGTCAGTCCACACCCATTCACGTAACGGTCACCGACGACGGAGTGAGCACCAGGCCATCGCGCGTCTCGGCGGCTGGTCAGGTGGAGAGTTTCAGCCTGAGTCCCAAGGGAGAGCGCGCACTTTTCGCGGCGCGCGGCGACATCTTCACCGCCCCCATCGAGCGCGGTTACACGCGCAATCTCACGCATTCATCGGGTGCACACGATCGTGCTCCGGCCTGGTCGCCCGACGGAGCGCGGATCGCGTTCATCTCCGACATGAGCGGCGAAGAAGAGATTTACATCGTTGCGCAGGACGGACAGTCGAAGCCGGTTCAGCTGACGAAGGGCGGAAAAGCACAGCGTTTCAGCCCGCGATGGTCGGCAGACGGGTCGCACATTGCGTTCAGGGAAAAAGGCGGGCGCTTGTACGTGCTGCGAGTCGCCGACAGGAATCTCATCGAGGTCGCGAAGGACATGCAGGGCGGCGCGGGAGATTACACGTGGTCGGCCTCGGGAAACAACCTCGCGTGGAGCATGACCGATTCCGACAAGGTCAGTCAGTCCGTGTACGTCTGGACCGCGAGCGATGGCAAGGTAGGCCGCGTCACCGGGCCAGTCTTCAACGAGTATCAGCCCGCGTGGGATCCGGATGGAAAGTTTCTTTACTACCTGAGCGACCGCGACTACCAGCCGCAGCTCTCGCAGGTGGAATTCAACTACGCGACTGCGCGCACCACGGGCATCTTTGCGGTTGCTTTGCGCAAAGATGTGAAGCACCCGTTTCCGATGGAGAGCGACGAAGTCACCGTCGACACGACGAAGGCCGCAGCACCGAAGCCCGCTACTCCACCGGCGACGTCGAAGACGGACTCCGCGAAAGATGGCAAAGACGCCGTGAAGCCCGCGGCTGTACAGATGCGCATCGACTTCGACGGAATCGAGGGCCGAGTGGTGCGTGTTCCGATCGAGGCCGACAACATCAGGGACCTTTATGTCGCAAACGGTCAGATCATCTACGTCGTGCAACCCGCCGGTTACTACGGAAGGACCGGTGAGCGGAAGCCGACCATCAACATGTTCACTCTCAAGGACCGGAAGAATCAGGTGGTTCTCGACAACGCGCCGAACTACGCTTTCTCGGCGGACAGGAAGAAGGTGATGGTCAGCGCCGGCGGCTACGCGGTGTACGACGTCGCCGCAAATTCCTCGGGCACGAAGAAGGCAGTTGAAACCGACGGCCTCGTTGTGGACCGTGTTCCGAAGGAGGAGTGGGCGCAGATCTTCGACGAGGTGTGGCGGAGATACCGCGACTATTTCTACGTGCAGAACATGCACGGCTACGACTGGCAGGCGCTGCACGATCAGTACAAGCCGCTCGTGCAGTACGTCGCGCATCGCGCCGATCTCAACTACGTGATTCAGGAGATGATCTCGGAGCTGTCGGTTCAGCACACGTACATCGCCGGCGGTGACTGGGGTGTTCCGCCACGCACGCAAGTCGCTCTCGCGGGTGCGGAGTTCAAGCTCGATTCCGCGACCGGACGCTATCGCATCTCGAAAATATTTGCCGGCGAGAATGAGGAGCCGAATTATCGTTCGCCGCTCACAGAGATTGGCGTGGACGCGAAAGTCGGCGACTACGTGCTCGCAGTCGACGGTGAAGATCTCCGCGGCAGCGACGATCCGTATCGTCTTCTGCGCGGAAAGGCCGATCGCCCGGTGACGCTCATGCTCAGCTCATCACCGCAGGGAAACTCATCGCGCCAGGTGACGTATCGCCCCATCACGAGCGAGGGCGACCTTGGCTACCTGAACATGGTGCTCGCCAACCAGAAACGTGTCGCGCAGCTCAGTGGTGGGAAGGTCGCGTACATCCACGTCCCGGACATGGGAGCGAGTGGACTTCGGGAATTCATCAAGTGGTACTATCCGCAGATCAACAAGGAAGGACTCGTCGTGGATGTCCGCGCGAATGGTGGCGGCAACGTCTCACGCATGTTGATCGAGCGACTGCGTCGCGAGCTCCTCGGCGTGAATTTCTCGCGCAACAACCAGCTGCCGCAGACCTACCCTGACAATGTGTTCGTCGGCCCGATGGCAGCGATCCTCGATGAGTACTCCAGCTCGGACGGCGACATTTTTCCTGCGATGTTCCGGCAGGCGAAGCTCGGTCCGCTGATTGGAAAACGCTCGTGGGGTGGCGTGGTTGGAATCAGCGGGGGCGTGCCGCTGATCGATGGGGGGAACATCAACGTGCCGACATCGGCGCTGGCGAGTGTGGATGGTCAGTGGATAATCGAGGGGCATGGTGTCGATCCCGACATCGAGGTGGAGAACGATGCGGCGTCGGTGCTGGCGGGAAAGGATCCGCAGCTCGAGCGTGCGGTGCAGGAAGTGATGCGGCAGATGGGGACGAAGCGTCACACGCTTCCGCCCCGGCCGGCGGATAAGGTGAGGCCGAGGATCGGGGGTTGA